The following proteins come from a genomic window of Musa acuminata AAA Group cultivar baxijiao chromosome BXJ1-7, Cavendish_Baxijiao_AAA, whole genome shotgun sequence:
- the LOC135678311 gene encoding uncharacterized protein LOC135678311 isoform X2 gives MAGTRSEFDLGASAAPPFGIREYAFADAGNLEHCAKYLNQTLVTFGFPASLDLFATDPVSIARTCNCIHSLLQQRQRDIEFRDASNEQRQRLQSDISRLEAKVERLEAQLAAKDRELATLTRTEAKKTASLKAQIDKLQQERDEYQKMVIGNQQVRTQQIHEMKKKEKEYIKLQERLNQVLMEKKKESRSGMEIMNLLQKEGRQRGTWNGKKADNDFYKMIVDAYEVKKQELMAENSDLRALLRSMQMDMRDFLNAPSGLSQQTSTVNERQDADSPQSPLGGRTDVFDLPFHMARDQIEESLRTKMASIKSRMVQLQDAQKGAELTCEATERELELEAQLVEARSIIQEQASIMSKHLAKNDKPRRLSSHFDAEREVTHSTSAEVL, from the exons ATGGCAGGGACTCGGTCCGAGTTCGATCTCGGG GCATCTGCGGCGCCCCCATTCGGGATCCG GGAGTACGCCTTCGCCGATGCGGGAAACCTGGAGCATTGCGCCAAGTACCTTAACCAGACGCTGGTGACCTTTGGATTCCCCGCGTCCCTTGATCTCTTTGCTACGGATCCC GTCTCGATTGCAAGGACCTGCAACTGTATTCATTCTCTGCTACAACAGAGGCAGCGGGACATCGAGTTCAGGGATGCCTCCAATGAGCAGAGACAAAG ACTGCAATCTGATATTTCAAGATTAGAGGCAAAAGTCGAGAGGCTTGAGGCACAATTAGCTGCAAAAGATCGAGAGCTAGCTACTTTAACACGAACG gAGGCTAAAAAAACAGCAAGTTTGAAGGCTCAGATTGACAAGCTGCAGCAGGAACGAGATGAATACCAAAAAATGGTCATTGGAAATCAG CAAGTGCGCACACAACAAATACATGAaatgaagaagaaggaaaaggaatACATAAAGCTGCAG GAGAGACTGAACCAAGTGCTGATGGAGAAAAAGAAGGAATCTCGGTCAGGAATGGAGATTATGAACCTTTTGCAG AAAGAAGGGCGTCAACGTGGGACATGGAATGGAAAGAAGGCTGACAACGATTTCTATAAGATGata GTTGATGCATATGAGGTGAAGAAGCAAGAGCTGATGGCAGAGAATTCTGATCTGCGGGCTTTGTTACGTTCTATGCAG ATGGATATGCGTGACTTTCTAAATGCTCCAAGTGGTCTATCACAACAAACCTCTACTGTGAATGAAAGACAGGATGCTGACTCTCCGCAATCCCCTTTGGGTGGCAGAACG GATGTCTTTGATCTACCTTTTCACATGGCCAGAGATCAGATAGAAGAGAGTTTGCGTACCAAGATGGCTTCAATAAAG tCAAGGATGGTACAGTTGCAAGATgcacaaaaaggagcggaattgaccTGTGAAGCAACTGAAAGGGAACTTGAGCTTGAGGCTCAACTTGTTGAAGCTAGAAGCATTATTCAAGAGCAG GCTTCAATAATGTCAAAACATTTAGCAAAAAATGACAAGCCAAG GAGATTGAGCAGCCATTTTGATGCTGAGAGGGAGGTGACCCATTCAACATCTGCTGAGGTGCTCTGA
- the LOC135678311 gene encoding uncharacterized protein LOC135678311 isoform X4, whose amino-acid sequence MAGTRSEFDLGASAAPPFGIREYAFADAGNLEHCAKYLNQTLVTFGFPASLDLFATDPVSIARTCNCIHSLLQQRQRDIEFRDASNEQRQRLQSDISRLEAKVERLEAQLAAKDRELATLTRTEAKKTASLKAQIDKLQQERDEYQKMVIGNQQVRTQQIHEMKKKEKEYIKLQERLNQVLMEKKKESRSGMEIMNLLQKEGRQRGTWNGKKADNDFYKMIVDAYEVKKQELMAENSDLRALLRSMQMDMRDFLNAPSGLSQQTSTVNERQDADSPQSPLGGRTDVFDLPFHMARDQIEESLRTKMASIKSRMVQLQDAQKGAELTCEATERELELEAQLVEARSIIQEQASIMSKHLAKNDKPSHFDAEREVTHSTSAEVL is encoded by the exons ATGGCAGGGACTCGGTCCGAGTTCGATCTCGGG GCATCTGCGGCGCCCCCATTCGGGATCCG GGAGTACGCCTTCGCCGATGCGGGAAACCTGGAGCATTGCGCCAAGTACCTTAACCAGACGCTGGTGACCTTTGGATTCCCCGCGTCCCTTGATCTCTTTGCTACGGATCCC GTCTCGATTGCAAGGACCTGCAACTGTATTCATTCTCTGCTACAACAGAGGCAGCGGGACATCGAGTTCAGGGATGCCTCCAATGAGCAGAGACAAAG ACTGCAATCTGATATTTCAAGATTAGAGGCAAAAGTCGAGAGGCTTGAGGCACAATTAGCTGCAAAAGATCGAGAGCTAGCTACTTTAACACGAACG gAGGCTAAAAAAACAGCAAGTTTGAAGGCTCAGATTGACAAGCTGCAGCAGGAACGAGATGAATACCAAAAAATGGTCATTGGAAATCAG CAAGTGCGCACACAACAAATACATGAaatgaagaagaaggaaaaggaatACATAAAGCTGCAG GAGAGACTGAACCAAGTGCTGATGGAGAAAAAGAAGGAATCTCGGTCAGGAATGGAGATTATGAACCTTTTGCAG AAAGAAGGGCGTCAACGTGGGACATGGAATGGAAAGAAGGCTGACAACGATTTCTATAAGATGata GTTGATGCATATGAGGTGAAGAAGCAAGAGCTGATGGCAGAGAATTCTGATCTGCGGGCTTTGTTACGTTCTATGCAG ATGGATATGCGTGACTTTCTAAATGCTCCAAGTGGTCTATCACAACAAACCTCTACTGTGAATGAAAGACAGGATGCTGACTCTCCGCAATCCCCTTTGGGTGGCAGAACG GATGTCTTTGATCTACCTTTTCACATGGCCAGAGATCAGATAGAAGAGAGTTTGCGTACCAAGATGGCTTCAATAAAG tCAAGGATGGTACAGTTGCAAGATgcacaaaaaggagcggaattgaccTGTGAAGCAACTGAAAGGGAACTTGAGCTTGAGGCTCAACTTGTTGAAGCTAGAAGCATTATTCAAGAGCAG GCTTCAATAATGTCAAAACATTTAGCAAAAAATGACAAGCCAAG CCATTTTGATGCTGAGAGGGAGGTGACCCATTCAACATCTGCTGAGGTGCTCTGA
- the LOC135678311 gene encoding uncharacterized protein LOC135678311 isoform X1, whose translation MAGTRSEFDLGASAAPPFGIREYAFADAGNLEHCAKYLNQTLVTFGFPASLDLFATDPVSIARTCNCIHSLLQQRQRDIEFRDASNEQRQRLQSDISRLEAKVERLEAQLAAKDRELATLTRTEAKKTASLKAQIDKLQQERDEYQKMVIGNQQVRTQQIHEMKKKEKEYIKLQERLNQVLMEKKKESRSGMEIMNLLQKEGRQRGTWNGKKADNDFYKMIVDAYEVKKQELMAENSDLRALLRSMQMDMRDFLNAPSGLSQQTSTVNERQDADSPQSPLGGRTDVFDLPFHMARDQIEESLRTKMASIKSRMVQLQDAQKGAELTCEATERELELEAQLVEARSIIQEQASIMSKHLAKNDKPRRLSSHFDAEREVTHSTSAEEV comes from the exons ATGGCAGGGACTCGGTCCGAGTTCGATCTCGGG GCATCTGCGGCGCCCCCATTCGGGATCCG GGAGTACGCCTTCGCCGATGCGGGAAACCTGGAGCATTGCGCCAAGTACCTTAACCAGACGCTGGTGACCTTTGGATTCCCCGCGTCCCTTGATCTCTTTGCTACGGATCCC GTCTCGATTGCAAGGACCTGCAACTGTATTCATTCTCTGCTACAACAGAGGCAGCGGGACATCGAGTTCAGGGATGCCTCCAATGAGCAGAGACAAAG ACTGCAATCTGATATTTCAAGATTAGAGGCAAAAGTCGAGAGGCTTGAGGCACAATTAGCTGCAAAAGATCGAGAGCTAGCTACTTTAACACGAACG gAGGCTAAAAAAACAGCAAGTTTGAAGGCTCAGATTGACAAGCTGCAGCAGGAACGAGATGAATACCAAAAAATGGTCATTGGAAATCAG CAAGTGCGCACACAACAAATACATGAaatgaagaagaaggaaaaggaatACATAAAGCTGCAG GAGAGACTGAACCAAGTGCTGATGGAGAAAAAGAAGGAATCTCGGTCAGGAATGGAGATTATGAACCTTTTGCAG AAAGAAGGGCGTCAACGTGGGACATGGAATGGAAAGAAGGCTGACAACGATTTCTATAAGATGata GTTGATGCATATGAGGTGAAGAAGCAAGAGCTGATGGCAGAGAATTCTGATCTGCGGGCTTTGTTACGTTCTATGCAG ATGGATATGCGTGACTTTCTAAATGCTCCAAGTGGTCTATCACAACAAACCTCTACTGTGAATGAAAGACAGGATGCTGACTCTCCGCAATCCCCTTTGGGTGGCAGAACG GATGTCTTTGATCTACCTTTTCACATGGCCAGAGATCAGATAGAAGAGAGTTTGCGTACCAAGATGGCTTCAATAAAG tCAAGGATGGTACAGTTGCAAGATgcacaaaaaggagcggaattgaccTGTGAAGCAACTGAAAGGGAACTTGAGCTTGAGGCTCAACTTGTTGAAGCTAGAAGCATTATTCAAGAGCAG GCTTCAATAATGTCAAAACATTTAGCAAAAAATGACAAGCCAAG GAGATTGAGCAGCCATTTTGATGCTGAGAGGGAGGTGACCCATTCAACATCTGCTGAG
- the LOC135678311 gene encoding uncharacterized protein LOC135678311 isoform X3: MAGTRSEFDLGASAAPPFGIREYAFADAGNLEHCAKYLNQTLVTFGFPASLDLFATDPVSIARTCNCIHSLLQQRQRDIEFRDASNEQRQRLQSDISRLEAKVERLEAQLAAKDRELATLTRTEAKKTASLKAQIDKLQQERDEYQKMVIGNQQVRTQQIHEMKKKEKEYIKLQERLNQVLMEKKKESRSGMEIMNLLQKEGRQRGTWNGKKADNDFYKMIVDAYEVKKQELMAENSDLRALLRSMQMDMRDFLNAPSGLSQQTSTVNERQDADSPQSPLGGRTDVFDLPFHMARDQIEESLRTKMASIKSRMVQLQDAQKGAELTCEATERELELEAQLVEARSIIQEQASIMSKHLAKNDKPSHFDAEREVTHSTSAEEV; this comes from the exons ATGGCAGGGACTCGGTCCGAGTTCGATCTCGGG GCATCTGCGGCGCCCCCATTCGGGATCCG GGAGTACGCCTTCGCCGATGCGGGAAACCTGGAGCATTGCGCCAAGTACCTTAACCAGACGCTGGTGACCTTTGGATTCCCCGCGTCCCTTGATCTCTTTGCTACGGATCCC GTCTCGATTGCAAGGACCTGCAACTGTATTCATTCTCTGCTACAACAGAGGCAGCGGGACATCGAGTTCAGGGATGCCTCCAATGAGCAGAGACAAAG ACTGCAATCTGATATTTCAAGATTAGAGGCAAAAGTCGAGAGGCTTGAGGCACAATTAGCTGCAAAAGATCGAGAGCTAGCTACTTTAACACGAACG gAGGCTAAAAAAACAGCAAGTTTGAAGGCTCAGATTGACAAGCTGCAGCAGGAACGAGATGAATACCAAAAAATGGTCATTGGAAATCAG CAAGTGCGCACACAACAAATACATGAaatgaagaagaaggaaaaggaatACATAAAGCTGCAG GAGAGACTGAACCAAGTGCTGATGGAGAAAAAGAAGGAATCTCGGTCAGGAATGGAGATTATGAACCTTTTGCAG AAAGAAGGGCGTCAACGTGGGACATGGAATGGAAAGAAGGCTGACAACGATTTCTATAAGATGata GTTGATGCATATGAGGTGAAGAAGCAAGAGCTGATGGCAGAGAATTCTGATCTGCGGGCTTTGTTACGTTCTATGCAG ATGGATATGCGTGACTTTCTAAATGCTCCAAGTGGTCTATCACAACAAACCTCTACTGTGAATGAAAGACAGGATGCTGACTCTCCGCAATCCCCTTTGGGTGGCAGAACG GATGTCTTTGATCTACCTTTTCACATGGCCAGAGATCAGATAGAAGAGAGTTTGCGTACCAAGATGGCTTCAATAAAG tCAAGGATGGTACAGTTGCAAGATgcacaaaaaggagcggaattgaccTGTGAAGCAACTGAAAGGGAACTTGAGCTTGAGGCTCAACTTGTTGAAGCTAGAAGCATTATTCAAGAGCAG GCTTCAATAATGTCAAAACATTTAGCAAAAAATGACAAGCCAAG CCATTTTGATGCTGAGAGGGAGGTGACCCATTCAACATCTGCTGAG
- the LOC135680098 gene encoding early nodulin-like protein 4 — translation MDSTEAYIFDAGGRDGWVLHSSESYGDWAKRNRFQVADTIVFKYEKGEDSVLVVSKQDYDAYDVSKPIQKLDGGDSVFKFDRSGPFYFISGTPGNCQRGQKLVVVVVMAVRHCPPISSPPSLPLSPPPVSSPASPPPPFPEPIIQPNTILNGPLAFTDVCCSRGKDTSRTLPIDNDQHSSVGTYQWCLKPIPVSPVTITLGGMQHPAIPSPA, via the exons ATGGACTCCACTGAGGCTTACATCTTCGACGCTGGAGGAAGGGATGGCTGGGTTCTGCATTCCTCTGAGAGTTATGGTGACTGGGCTAAGAGGAATAGGTTTCAGGTTGCTGACACCATTG TGTTCAAGTACGAGAAGGGGGAGGACTCTGTTCTGGTGGTGAGCAAGCAGGATTATGATGCATACGACGTGAGCAAACCGATCCAGAAGCTCGACGGAGGCGATTCCGTGTTCAAGTTCGATCGGTCGGGGCCGTTCTACTTCATCAGCGGCACGCCTGGGAACTGCCAACGAGGGCAgaagctggtggtggtggtggtcatgGCTGTGAGGCACTGTCCGCCgatctcttctcctccttccctccCTCTGTCGCCACCTCCTGTTTCTTCCCCTGCCTCGCCCCCACCCCCATTTCCGGAACCCATCATCCAACCCAACACCATCCTTAATGGTCCCTTAGCGTTTACAGATGTATGCTGCAGTCGAGGGAAAGATACTTCAAGGACTCTTCCCATAGACAACGACCAGCATTCCTCGGTCGGCACATATCAATGGTGTCTGAAACCTATTCCTGTCAGCCCAGTCACCATAACTCTCGGAGGGATGCAGCATCCAGCCATCCCTTCTCCAGCGTAG